A genomic region of Bactrocera dorsalis isolate Fly_Bdor chromosome 3, ASM2337382v1, whole genome shotgun sequence contains the following coding sequences:
- the LOC105228347 gene encoding lysozyme B: MKAFAFLLFAVALAAPAFGEVLNRCSLAREMSRLGVPRDQLARWACIAEHESSYRTDVVGPTNYNGSNDYGLFQINDYYWCQPADGRFSYNQCHIDCNGLLTNNIEPIVRCAQEVLRMQGWSAWSTWHYCDGYVPSIDDCF, translated from the coding sequence ATGAAAGCTTTTGCCTTCTTGCTCTTCGCTGTGGCTTTGGCCGCACCAGCCTTCGGTGAGGTCCTGAACCGTTGCTCCCTAGCTCGTGAGATGTCTCGCTTGGGTGTGCCCAGGGATCAATTGGCTCGTTGGGCTTGTATTGCTGAGCATGAGAGCTCCTACCGCACCGATGTTGTCGGCCCAACTAACTACAATGGATCCAACGATTACGGTCTCTTCCAGATCAACGACTACTACTGGTGCCAACCCGCGGACGGTCGCTTCTCCTACAATCAGTGTCACATCGACTGCAATGGATTGTTGACCAACAACATCGAACCCATAGTACGTTGTGCTCAAGAGGTGCTACGCATGCAAGGTTGGTCCGCCTGGTCCACCTGGCATTACTGCGACGGCTATGTGCCAAGCATTGATGACTGCTTCTAA